The Bacillus zhangzhouensis region ACCTTTTTAGATACGGTGATGTCTGGAAAAGTGAGTGCAGAAGACCTTGCGGGTATTGCGATCGGTTCTAGTATTTGGACACCTGTTTATACGGGGCTTGCCGGGATTTTGATGGCCGTTACTCCGATTGTGGCACAGCTGATGGGCGCTGGGCATAAAGAAGATGTTCCCCGGGCTGTCTTTCAGGCGATCTATTTATCCTTTCTTTTAAGTATTGCGGTGATTGTCATAGGTACGGTCAGCATTCCTTACATACTAGGAGGACTCGGACTCGAGCACTCCGTAGAGGATATTGCCCGGCATTTTCTCAGCTTTCTTGCATTTGGCATCATCCCGCTGTTTGGTTATTCGGTGCTAAGGTCATTTATTGATGCATTAGGGAAAACACGTGTGACGATGTTCATCACGCTCACAGCACTTCCTATTAACTTTGTTTTAAATTATGTATTTATTTTTGGGCATTTTGGCTTTCCAAAGCTTGGCGGTGCGGGTGCCGGTCTAGCTTCTGCAATGACGTATTGGGCGATTTTCATCATAAGTATTTGTATTGTCATCAAAGCAGAGCCATTTGCCTCATTTCGCTTGTTTCAGAAACTGCCTCGAATGAATATCTCTCGTATAGGGCAAATACTGAAAATTGGTCTTCCAATCGGGTTTGCGATCTTTTTTGAAACAAGTATCTTTGCAGCAGTGACGCTATTGATGGGTCACTTTGATACCATGACAATCGCCAGTCACCAAGCAGCAATGAACTTTGCTTCTATCCTATATATTTTACCACTTAGTATCTCAATGGCGTTAACGATCGTTGTTGGTTTTGAAACGGGGGCTAAGAGGTATCAAGATGCGCAAAGCTACAGCTATATCGGTATTGGAACGGCAGTTTTATTCTCATTATGTACGGCCGCACTCATCTTGTTATTCAGACCAGAGATTGCTGGGTTATATACAGCTGAATCAGCTGTTTTACAAATGACACAGCACTTTTTGATTTACGCGATCTTTTTCCAACTGTCAGATGCGATTGCTGCACCCATTCAAGGTGCTCTGCGCGGCTATAAAGATGTGAATTATACGCTGATTGCTGCTTTTGTTTCTTACTGGGTCATCGGTCTTCCTGCCGGTTATCTCATTGGAACATATACCTCCTTTGGGGCATTTGGTTATTGGATTGGGCTGATTGCCGGGCTTGCCGCAGGTGCCATCGTTCTCTTTATCCGTCTCAGATTGATTCAAAAACGTCAACTCAGGCATGTATCAAATCACTAAATACAACACAAAAAAGAAGCTGATCTATGTCAACTTCTTTTTTGTTTAATCATTCCATTGGTACGTCCAGAAAATTTCTTCATCGAACCATTTTTGGACGACTGGTTCTTTGTTTTTCAGCTTTTGTTCAAGCTCTCTCAGCATACCTTCTGTTTGCGTTCTATGCGCTCTCAGTGCATTTAATTTGATATCTGCAACATCTGTAATATCAATCACAATATCCGCATTTCCAAGTACTTCTTCTCTATTTTTCGTAATGGCCATGCAGTATGTGACAGGACGGTCCTCTTTTTTCTTGCGGTATAGGGCACGAATCACAGCTTCGCCTGTTGCATCATGATCAGGGTGTACACCGTGTCCTGGATAAAACGTTACAATGAGTGTCGGTTTGACTTCATCAATAATGGTTTCCATCACATCTGCCAAATACTCGTCGTCTTCAAATTCCAATGTTTTATCACGTAGTCCAAGCATACGTAAGTCTGTGATATCCATT contains the following coding sequences:
- a CDS encoding MATE family efflux transporter is translated as MRETNSIRSKLTLFLTILIPILITQAGLSLITFLDTVMSGKVSAEDLAGIAIGSSIWTPVYTGLAGILMAVTPIVAQLMGAGHKEDVPRAVFQAIYLSFLLSIAVIVIGTVSIPYILGGLGLEHSVEDIARHFLSFLAFGIIPLFGYSVLRSFIDALGKTRVTMFITLTALPINFVLNYVFIFGHFGFPKLGGAGAGLASAMTYWAIFIISICIVIKAEPFASFRLFQKLPRMNISRIGQILKIGLPIGFAIFFETSIFAAVTLLMGHFDTMTIASHQAAMNFASILYILPLSISMALTIVVGFETGAKRYQDAQSYSYIGIGTAVLFSLCTAALILLFRPEIAGLYTAESAVLQMTQHFLIYAIFFQLSDAIAAPIQGALRGYKDVNYTLIAAFVSYWVIGLPAGYLIGTYTSFGAFGYWIGLIAGLAAGAIVLFIRLRLIQKRQLRHVSNH
- the bshB2 gene encoding bacillithiol biosynthesis deacetylase BshB2; amino-acid sequence: MNEHVLVMLPHPDDESFGVAGLIAQSRKRGIPVTYACGTLGEMGRNMGSPTYANRETLPELRKQELINACKEMDITDLRMLGLRDKTLEFEDDEYLADVMETIIDEVKPTLIVTFYPGHGVHPDHDATGEAVIRALYRKKKEDRPVTYCMAITKNREEVLGNADIVIDITDVADIKLNALRAHRTQTEGMLRELEQKLKNKEPVVQKWFDEEIFWTYQWND